One part of the Candidatus Eisenbacteria bacterium genome encodes these proteins:
- a CDS encoding sigma-54-dependent Fis family transcriptional regulator: MSYRVLVIDDEELIRKSLTKLLVSRGYRVETASTAAQGLARVEEFGPQVVVLDLKLPDMTGLQVLARIREIDVTTEVVVITAFGDVSSAVEAMKAGACDFLKKPYEMEEICLSVEQAARSFERESQLNVFQTRALTRFSQETILGHCPAMEQVRELISKVARSEASTVLIEGESGTGKELVAHAIHYQSDRGRFPMMEVNCSSFQDQLLENELFGHERGAYTDAHAMKKGLVELCHRGTLFLDEVGDMAPGTQARLLRFLENLTFKRVGGTEEIKVDLRIVAATNKDLGRAVESGAFRQDLYYRLKVVNLYLPPLRDRGEDVLELVAHFLQEFNRKFKKQFRMIPEETREALLRYRWPGNVRELRNMLERILLLEEGEVVQPEYLPPEMQRALEEEAPPRAFALDGLRPTLAEVEERYIQEVLESVDGNKSHAARLLGVSRQGLIERIKRMERRSPQLSQ, from the coding sequence GTGAGCTACCGGGTCCTGGTGATTGACGACGAGGAGCTGATCCGCAAGAGCCTCACCAAGTTGCTGGTCTCGAGGGGCTACCGGGTGGAAACGGCCAGCACCGCCGCGCAGGGCCTGGCCCGGGTGGAGGAGTTCGGCCCCCAGGTGGTGGTGCTGGACCTCAAGCTGCCCGACATGACCGGGCTTCAAGTCCTGGCGCGCATCCGGGAGATCGACGTCACCACCGAGGTGGTGGTGATCACCGCCTTCGGCGACGTGTCCTCCGCGGTGGAGGCCATGAAGGCCGGCGCATGCGACTTCCTCAAGAAGCCCTACGAGATGGAGGAGATCTGCCTCTCGGTGGAGCAGGCAGCCCGCAGCTTCGAGCGGGAGAGCCAGCTCAACGTCTTCCAGACCCGCGCGCTCACCCGGTTCAGCCAGGAGACCATCCTGGGCCACTGCCCCGCCATGGAGCAGGTGCGGGAGCTGATCTCGAAGGTGGCCCGCAGCGAAGCCAGCACGGTATTGATCGAAGGGGAGAGTGGTACCGGCAAGGAATTGGTCGCCCATGCCATTCATTACCAGAGCGATCGCGGCCGGTTCCCGATGATGGAGGTGAACTGCTCCTCCTTCCAGGACCAGCTGCTGGAAAACGAGCTGTTCGGGCACGAGCGCGGGGCCTACACCGACGCCCACGCCATGAAGAAGGGCCTGGTGGAGCTGTGCCACCGCGGCACGCTGTTCCTGGACGAGGTCGGCGACATGGCGCCCGGCACCCAGGCGCGCCTGCTGCGCTTCCTGGAGAACCTGACCTTCAAGCGGGTCGGGGGCACCGAGGAGATCAAGGTGGACCTGCGCATCGTGGCGGCCACCAACAAGGACCTCGGGCGGGCCGTGGAGTCCGGCGCGTTCCGCCAGGACCTCTACTACCGGCTCAAGGTGGTGAACTTGTACCTCCCGCCGCTGCGCGATCGCGGCGAGGACGTGCTGGAGCTGGTGGCGCACTTCCTCCAGGAGTTCAACCGGAAGTTCAAGAAGCAGTTCCGGATGATCCCCGAGGAGACCCGCGAGGCGCTCCTGCGCTACCGCTGGCCCGGGAACGTGCGCGAATTGCGCAACATGCTCGAGCGCATCCTGCTGCTGGAGGAAGGGGAGGTGGTGCAGCCGGAGTACCTGCCGCCCGAGATGCAACGCGCCCTGGAAGAGGAGGCGCCGCCCCGCGCGTTCGCGCTGGACGGCCTGCGCCCCACGCTCGCAGAGGTGGAGGAGCGATACATCCAGGAGGTGCTCGAGAGCGTGGACGGAAACAAGTCGCACGCCGCCCGGCTGCTCGGTGTCTCCCGCCAGGGCCTCATCGAACGCATCAAGCGGATGGAGCGCCGGAGCCCTCAACTGTCGCAATAG
- a CDS encoding HIT domain-containing protein encodes MWATWRMAYVGAKQPQGCLFCRLLKARTDRAAWTLARSAHSFVVLNAFPYNTGHVMVVPRRHAAGLSGLTAAERADLVELLERAERAVRRAYRPQGLNVGMNLGECAGAGVPGHAHVHMLPRWSGDTNFMPALAGTKVMPESLPASWKRLRAAFRQEK; translated from the coding sequence ATGTGGGCCACCTGGCGGATGGCGTACGTGGGCGCGAAGCAGCCGCAGGGCTGCCTCTTTTGCCGGCTCCTGAAGGCGCGCACCGACCGCGCGGCGTGGACCCTGGCGCGCAGCGCGCACTCGTTCGTGGTGCTGAACGCGTTCCCGTACAACACGGGCCACGTGATGGTGGTCCCGCGTCGGCACGCCGCGGGACTGTCCGGCCTCACGGCCGCCGAGCGCGCCGACCTGGTGGAGCTGCTGGAGCGCGCGGAGCGCGCGGTTCGCCGGGCGTACCGTCCCCAGGGGCTCAACGTGGGGATGAACCTCGGCGAGTGCGCCGGCGCGGGCGTCCCCGGTCACGCGCACGTGCACATGCTGCCGCGCTGGTCGGGGGACACGAATTTCATGCCCGCCCTGGCGGGCACCAAGGTGATGCCGGAGAGCCTGCCTGCGAGCTGGAAGCGCCTGCGGGCGGCGTTCCGGCAGGAGAAGTAG
- a CDS encoding pantoate--beta-alanine ligase produces MPLKPLTLRTAERMRAWSRACRARGRSVGFVPTMGGLHAGHASLVERARAENHRVAASIFVNPIQFGPKEDFRRYPRDLRGDRRLLAAAGCHALFVPEARHVFPEDFETRVAVPFLSAPLCGRFRPGHFEGVATVVAKLLHIVEPDRVYVGSKDFQQARVIERMVRDLDLPVEVVVCPTVREPDGLAMSSRNRYLTDAERARAPRLHAALQSGAAKVRAGVRDAGKVRAAVLRALRGLGRVQYVEVLDARSLAERRELAGATLLAAAVFVGKARLIDNVVVRA; encoded by the coding sequence ATGCCTCTGAAGCCGCTCACGCTGCGCACCGCCGAGCGGATGCGCGCGTGGTCGCGCGCGTGCCGCGCCCGGGGCCGCAGCGTGGGCTTCGTGCCCACCATGGGCGGGCTGCACGCCGGACACGCCAGCCTGGTCGAGCGGGCCCGCGCGGAGAACCACCGGGTGGCGGCCAGCATCTTCGTCAACCCGATCCAGTTCGGGCCGAAGGAGGACTTCCGGCGCTACCCGCGCGACCTGCGCGGCGACCGCCGGCTGCTGGCCGCCGCGGGCTGCCACGCGCTGTTCGTGCCGGAGGCGCGCCACGTGTTCCCGGAGGACTTCGAGACCCGGGTCGCGGTGCCCTTCCTGTCCGCCCCGCTGTGCGGGCGGTTCCGCCCCGGGCACTTCGAAGGCGTGGCCACGGTGGTGGCCAAGCTGCTGCACATCGTGGAGCCCGACCGGGTGTACGTGGGCTCCAAGGACTTCCAGCAGGCGCGGGTGATCGAGCGCATGGTCCGCGACCTGGACCTGCCGGTGGAAGTGGTGGTGTGCCCCACCGTCCGCGAGCCCGACGGCCTGGCGATGAGCTCCCGCAACCGCTACCTGACGGACGCCGAGCGCGCCCGCGCGCCGCGCCTCCACGCGGCCCTGCAGTCGGGCGCGGCGAAGGTGCGCGCCGGGGTGCGCGACGCCGGCAAGGTGCGTGCCGCCGTCCTGCGCGCGCTGCGCGGGCTGGGCCGCGTGCAGTACGTGGAGGTGCTCGACGCCCGCTCGCTGGCGGAGCGGCGCGAGCTCGCCGGCGCCACGCTGCTCGCCGCCGCGGTGTTCGTGGGAAAGGCCCGGTTGATTGACAACGTGGTGGTGCGGGCGTGA
- a CDS encoding NTP transferase domain-containing protein: MNARASLILAAGRGTRMNSDLAKVLHQVDGRALVEYVVDTAEGLGLRPNVVVVGHQAKRVREVLRGRDVVFADQPQQLGTGDAVRRARAPLEDFEGTLAVLCGDVPFLRASTLRELFRRHLDGGFDATILTAVLDDATGYGRILRGPNGDVTGIVEHRDATPEQREVREINSSIYCFRYPLVQQALDEVRDENSQGEFYLTDTIAVLRGWGRRVGAWAAPDPREVSGINTPEQLEGLARYYHERGED; encoded by the coding sequence GTGAACGCCCGGGCCTCCCTGATCCTGGCCGCCGGCCGGGGCACGCGGATGAACTCGGACCTGGCCAAGGTGCTGCACCAGGTGGACGGCCGGGCGCTGGTGGAGTACGTGGTGGACACCGCCGAGGGCCTGGGGCTCCGCCCCAACGTGGTGGTGGTCGGCCACCAGGCGAAACGGGTGCGCGAGGTGCTGCGCGGCCGCGACGTGGTCTTCGCCGACCAGCCGCAGCAGCTGGGTACCGGGGACGCGGTGCGCCGCGCCCGCGCCCCGCTCGAAGACTTCGAGGGCACCCTGGCGGTGTTGTGCGGCGACGTGCCGTTCCTGCGCGCGTCCACGCTGCGCGAGCTGTTCCGGCGGCACCTGGACGGCGGCTTCGACGCCACCATCCTGACGGCCGTGCTGGACGACGCCACCGGCTACGGCCGGATCCTGCGCGGTCCGAACGGGGACGTGACCGGGATCGTGGAGCACCGGGACGCCACCCCGGAGCAGCGCGAGGTGCGTGAGATCAACTCGAGCATCTACTGCTTTCGCTACCCGCTGGTGCAGCAGGCGCTGGACGAGGTGCGCGACGAGAACAGCCAGGGCGAGTTCTACCTCACCGACACCATCGCGGTGCTGCGCGGCTGGGGCCGGCGCGTGGGCGCGTGGGCCGCGCCGGATCCGCGCGAGGTGAGCGGCATCAACACGCCGGAGCAGCTCGAGGGCCTGGCCCGTTATTACCACGAGCGCGGGGAGGACTAG
- a CDS encoding SurA N-terminal domain-containing protein — MLHLFRDRRRTKLIWIAVAGGTIFTFLIGFNFLFGTGAGSENAGTSASLGSVYGQPVGREEYQLRLSRSLENYRQRAGREMDDASLSYVRDQTWNQLLVERVMTAKARKLGLKATDAEVVFAVRNLPPQDILQAPVFQTNGQFDPAKYRQALEDPNQSWVWLEQMQREALPQWKLRQLTTSMGRITDTDLVEAYARNREKAQVVAVLFPNTASPVKPEEVTRPDLEAYYKKHEAEFRREREASLVLVVVPKVPTPSDLRSAEENARSLYAEAVKDTNFARFASQVSDAQVGSLPSGEPGVLVEKGQLPRELDGPVFGMAAGQVLQPIQVPGAWHIVKYVGPVQDQGKEKRHIIDLQVAVKAGEESLTRAHEQLNAVREAAAKQGLQAAATKAGLKPAVTGWFSEESAPPLLMQVPELVSFGVNFKKGTLTQVLEKPSALLLAQVSDRRNAGQRSLAEVEPELRTRVAQEKSVDRSEVKAREFMAQAPSGSIEESARQAGASVVGPVEFTRNGPFPPALQYEPEVVGSAFGYAPGSTHVVRGSQGAFVLRVLNRFGYDMEKFQQEAPQFRSQLTQERQQEYGQALLKKLMKDARVQDLRAEVGF, encoded by the coding sequence ATGTTGCATCTGTTCCGGGACCGTCGCCGCACCAAGCTGATCTGGATCGCCGTCGCCGGCGGCACCATCTTCACGTTCCTCATCGGGTTCAACTTCCTGTTCGGCACCGGCGCCGGCAGCGAGAACGCCGGGACCTCCGCCTCCCTGGGCTCGGTGTACGGCCAGCCCGTGGGACGGGAGGAGTACCAGTTGCGCCTCTCCCGCAGCCTGGAAAACTACCGCCAGCGTGCCGGGCGCGAAATGGACGACGCCAGCCTGTCCTACGTGCGGGACCAGACGTGGAACCAGTTGCTGGTCGAGAGGGTGATGACCGCGAAAGCCCGGAAGCTGGGTCTGAAGGCCACCGACGCGGAGGTCGTGTTCGCCGTGCGCAACCTGCCCCCGCAGGACATCCTGCAGGCCCCGGTGTTCCAGACCAACGGACAATTCGACCCGGCCAAGTACCGCCAGGCGCTCGAGGATCCCAACCAGAGCTGGGTCTGGCTCGAGCAGATGCAGCGTGAGGCCCTGCCGCAGTGGAAGCTGCGCCAGCTCACCACCTCGATGGGCCGGATCACCGACACCGACCTCGTCGAGGCCTACGCCCGCAATCGCGAGAAGGCCCAGGTGGTGGCGGTGCTCTTCCCCAACACCGCCAGCCCGGTGAAGCCGGAGGAAGTCACCCGCCCCGATCTCGAGGCCTACTACAAGAAGCACGAGGCGGAATTCCGACGCGAGCGGGAGGCCAGCCTGGTCCTGGTGGTGGTCCCGAAGGTGCCCACGCCCTCCGACCTGCGCTCGGCCGAGGAAAACGCGCGCAGCCTGTACGCCGAGGCGGTGAAGGACACCAATTTCGCCCGTTTCGCCTCGCAGGTGTCCGATGCGCAGGTGGGCAGCCTGCCCTCGGGCGAGCCCGGCGTGCTGGTGGAGAAGGGCCAGCTGCCCAGGGAGCTGGACGGCCCGGTGTTCGGGATGGCCGCGGGCCAGGTGCTGCAGCCGATCCAGGTCCCGGGCGCGTGGCACATCGTGAAGTACGTGGGGCCGGTGCAGGACCAGGGCAAGGAGAAGCGCCACATCATCGACCTGCAGGTGGCGGTGAAGGCCGGCGAGGAATCCCTCACCCGGGCGCACGAACAGCTCAACGCGGTGCGTGAGGCGGCCGCCAAGCAGGGGCTGCAGGCGGCGGCCACCAAGGCCGGCCTGAAGCCCGCGGTCACCGGCTGGTTCAGCGAGGAGAGCGCGCCCCCGCTGCTGATGCAGGTGCCGGAACTGGTGAGCTTCGGCGTGAACTTCAAGAAGGGCACCCTGACCCAGGTCCTCGAGAAACCCAGCGCGCTGCTGCTGGCCCAGGTGTCGGACCGCCGCAACGCCGGCCAGCGCAGCCTCGCGGAAGTCGAGCCGGAGCTCCGTACGCGCGTGGCCCAGGAGAAGTCGGTGGACCGCTCGGAGGTGAAGGCCCGCGAGTTCATGGCCCAGGCGCCCTCGGGAAGCATCGAGGAGTCCGCCAGGCAGGCCGGGGCCAGCGTGGTGGGACCGGTGGAATTCACCCGCAACGGCCCCTTTCCGCCGGCGCTGCAGTACGAGCCGGAGGTGGTCGGCTCCGCCTTCGGGTACGCCCCGGGCAGCACCCACGTGGTGCGCGGCTCGCAGGGCGCGTTCGTGTTGCGCGTGCTGAACCGGTTCGGCTACGACATGGAGAAGTTCCAGCAGGAGGCCCCGCAGTTCCGCTCCCAGCTGACGCAGGAGCGGCAGCAGGAGTACGGCCAGGCACTGCTCAAAAAGCTCATGAAGGACGCCCGGGTGCAGGACCTGCGGGCGGAAGTGGGCTTCTAG
- a CDS encoding MotA/TolQ/ExbB proton channel family protein, whose protein sequence is MNATNAAVTAYNFEWSHMVAHGGVVLTVLLVFSVLVVAVVIDRLRAIRLGGDPQALLSGIRPMLERGDRAGALASTAQGRGALARLARAGLMAWGEEREFLEEALWRQRELEVLAWEARLAVLGTIGAIAPFVGLFGTVLGIVQAFQALATDQSGGPAVVAGGISEALVTTAAGLFVAIPSVAAFNLFSRRIKVARTRLDAAASELLGLLARLSPRDPQAGDRR, encoded by the coding sequence ATGAACGCAACCAACGCCGCCGTCACCGCCTACAACTTCGAGTGGTCCCACATGGTGGCCCACGGCGGCGTGGTGCTGACCGTGCTGCTGGTGTTCTCGGTGCTGGTGGTGGCGGTGGTGATCGACCGGCTGCGCGCCATTCGGCTGGGGGGCGACCCGCAGGCGCTCCTCTCGGGCATCCGCCCGATGCTGGAGCGCGGGGACCGGGCGGGCGCGCTGGCTTCCACCGCGCAGGGCCGGGGGGCGCTGGCGCGCCTGGCGCGCGCCGGGCTGATGGCGTGGGGGGAGGAACGCGAGTTCCTGGAGGAGGCCCTGTGGCGCCAGCGCGAGCTGGAGGTCCTGGCCTGGGAGGCGCGGCTGGCGGTGCTGGGCACCATCGGCGCCATCGCTCCCTTCGTGGGGCTGTTCGGCACCGTGCTGGGCATCGTGCAGGCTTTCCAGGCGCTGGCCACCGACCAGTCGGGCGGGCCGGCCGTGGTGGCGGGCGGGATCTCCGAGGCCCTGGTCACCACCGCGGCGGGCCTGTTCGTGGCGATTCCCTCGGTGGCGGCCTTCAATCTCTTCTCGCGCCGCATCAAGGTGGCCCGCACCCGGCTGGACGCCGCCGCATCCGAGCTCCTGGGCCTGCTGGCGCGGCTCTCCCCGAGGGACCCGCAGGCCGGAGACCGCCGGTGA
- the tatA gene encoding twin-arginine translocase TatA/TatE family subunit has translation MGFLGRGEVLIVLLVVILLFGAAKIPQLAKSLGEGIKEFRKATKGDDEKPPTPPVPPTPPPTG, from the coding sequence ATGGGTTTCCTAGGACGCGGTGAAGTCCTCATCGTCCTGCTGGTGGTCATCCTCCTGTTCGGGGCCGCCAAGATCCCGCAGCTGGCAAAGTCGCTCGGGGAGGGGATCAAGGAATTCCGGAAGGCCACCAAGGGCGACGACGAGAAGCCGCCCACGCCGCCGGTGCCGCCCACTCCGCCGCCCACCGGATAG
- a CDS encoding response regulator codes for MAKSILIVDDERLLARTLSKALKEAGYKAAIAATAEQAEKQIFSDQVFDLVVLDYRLPKSSGLAIVQKMREQNVGSRVILMTAFGTPEVRAEARRLQVDKFIRKPFDLTRMLNEISDLVGAPEEPDTKEDSYRHGRG; via the coding sequence TTGGCGAAGTCCATTCTGATCGTGGACGACGAGCGGCTCCTGGCCCGGACTCTGAGCAAGGCCCTTAAGGAAGCGGGTTACAAGGCTGCGATCGCAGCCACCGCGGAACAGGCTGAGAAGCAGATCTTCTCGGACCAGGTGTTCGACCTGGTGGTCCTGGACTACCGCCTCCCCAAATCGAGCGGTCTCGCGATCGTGCAGAAGATGCGCGAGCAGAACGTGGGCAGCCGGGTGATCCTGATGACCGCGTTCGGGACCCCGGAGGTCAGGGCGGAAGCCAGGCGGCTGCAGGTCGACAAGTTCATTCGGAAGCCGTTCGACCTCACGCGCATGCTGAACGAGATCTCGGATCTCGTGGGTGCGCCTGAAGAGCCGGACACAAAAGAGGATTCCTACCGACACGGAAGGGGGTGA
- a CDS encoding LytR C-terminal domain-containing protein — protein MARKSSRKRRVPKGGSAWPAVVLLVLAVGLVAAFAGSAAIKAVGGLRARWAGSVAEAGRESAPRAMRAQRQAVRIEILNGSGNAGAGGRVAEALRDGGFRVTRVENADRQDYGTTLVLDRKGDPAAAREVVEYLHGGFPLLMRTALASADIRVVVGRDYRGLRLTP, from the coding sequence ATGGCAAGGAAGTCGTCCCGCAAGCGCCGCGTCCCCAAGGGTGGGAGCGCCTGGCCGGCGGTGGTGCTGCTGGTGCTGGCCGTGGGGCTGGTGGCCGCATTCGCCGGATCGGCCGCGATCAAGGCGGTGGGGGGCCTGCGGGCCCGCTGGGCCGGGTCCGTGGCGGAGGCGGGCCGCGAGTCGGCGCCCCGGGCGATGCGGGCACAGAGGCAGGCGGTGCGCATCGAGATCCTCAACGGCAGCGGCAACGCCGGGGCGGGGGGGCGCGTGGCCGAGGCGCTCCGGGACGGGGGCTTCCGCGTCACCCGGGTGGAGAACGCCGACCGCCAGGACTACGGCACCACGCTGGTGCTGGACCGAAAGGGAGACCCCGCGGCGGCCCGCGAAGTGGTAGAGTACCTGCACGGAGGGTTCCCGCTGCTGATGCGCACGGCCCTGGCCAGTGCCGACATCCGCGTGGTCGTGGGGCGGGATTACCGGGGCCTTCGCCTGACTCCGTGA
- a CDS encoding 6-bladed beta-propeller, with the protein MKFRRALTVLLLAVALAALPATCGAEGTIVVRSARPTGPFCARVSWEPLYISDFARLEIHAGSTPDFAPDDSTLMWTTTAASDTASVVGGLAPATRYFLRLRAVGLGGLATVSGGVPVTTRPAPAQAYRVQFEWGGRGSIPGRFQGASAVVVDPSRNFWVSDFRGNRIQKFGPTGYGFVLWGATGTQTGQFQGPSGLALDGRGGIWVADSRNARIQKFTLSGQFLKSVGSAGAGEGQFRLPQGIAVDNQGYVYVADPGNRTVQKFSSDGGFMLRFPRPSAGDPGLYAPNGLAVDPAGFVFVTDARNHCIHVFTTEGKFLSVIGRPGCGPGELWSPSGVSIDITGAVYVVDSGNQRVQKFTRRGEFVGQWGFRGRDPGQFLHPQGISVSETGDVYVADFDNDRVQQFVPMPASPETAPSR; encoded by the coding sequence ATGAAGTTCCGACGCGCCCTCACAGTCCTCCTCCTCGCCGTCGCGCTCGCGGCGCTCCCGGCCACGTGCGGCGCCGAGGGGACCATCGTGGTGCGGAGCGCGCGCCCCACCGGGCCGTTCTGCGCCCGCGTGTCGTGGGAGCCTCTGTACATCTCCGATTTCGCCCGGCTGGAGATCCACGCCGGCAGCACCCCGGACTTCGCCCCCGACGACAGCACCCTGATGTGGACCACCACCGCCGCCTCCGACACCGCCTCGGTGGTGGGCGGACTTGCCCCGGCCACGCGCTACTTCCTGCGGCTCCGGGCGGTGGGGCTGGGCGGTCTCGCCACCGTCTCCGGGGGAGTGCCGGTCACCACCCGTCCGGCGCCGGCGCAGGCCTACCGGGTCCAGTTCGAGTGGGGCGGCCGCGGCTCCATCCCCGGGCGCTTCCAGGGAGCCTCCGCCGTGGTGGTGGACCCGTCGCGCAATTTCTGGGTCAGCGACTTCCGGGGCAACCGCATCCAGAAGTTCGGGCCCACCGGGTACGGGTTCGTGCTGTGGGGCGCCACCGGCACCCAGACCGGGCAGTTCCAGGGGCCCTCGGGCCTGGCGCTGGACGGGCGCGGGGGAATCTGGGTGGCGGACTCGCGCAACGCGCGCATCCAGAAGTTCACGCTCTCGGGGCAGTTTCTGAAATCCGTCGGCTCTGCGGGCGCCGGCGAGGGCCAGTTCCGCCTGCCCCAGGGCATCGCGGTGGACAACCAGGGCTACGTCTACGTGGCCGACCCGGGCAATCGCACGGTGCAGAAGTTCTCCTCCGACGGCGGCTTCATGCTGCGATTCCCGCGGCCCTCGGCCGGGGACCCGGGCCTTTACGCTCCCAACGGACTGGCGGTGGACCCCGCCGGGTTCGTGTTCGTGACCGACGCCCGCAATCACTGCATCCACGTGTTCACCACCGAGGGCAAGTTCCTCAGCGTCATCGGGAGGCCGGGGTGCGGCCCCGGTGAATTGTGGTCGCCCTCGGGCGTCTCGATTGACATCACCGGGGCGGTGTACGTGGTGGACTCCGGCAACCAGCGGGTGCAGAAGTTCACCCGCCGCGGCGAGTTCGTGGGCCAGTGGGGCTTCCGGGGGCGCGACCCGGGCCAGTTCCTTCACCCGCAGGGCATCTCCGTGAGCGAGACCGGCGATGTCTACGTGGCCGACTTCGACAACGACCGGGTGCAGCAGTTCGTGCCCATGCCCGCCTCCCCCGAGACCGCGCCGAGCCGATGA
- a CDS encoding biopolymer transporter ExbD encodes MSRFRRASANGDEPVFSDINITPFTDVVLVLLIIFLVTAPMLFETRIPVKLPVSSQASASPEAHPTVVVTADGQVFLDDRPVDGPAALVGALRNAILTRGDKTVVFKADAEARHGRVIECLDAAKAAGADRLAISARQARREPSQGR; translated from the coding sequence GTGAGCCGCTTTCGCCGCGCTTCCGCAAACGGCGACGAACCGGTGTTCTCCGATATCAACATCACGCCCTTCACCGACGTGGTGCTGGTGCTCCTGATCATCTTCCTGGTGACCGCCCCGATGCTCTTCGAGACCCGCATCCCGGTGAAGCTGCCGGTCTCATCCCAGGCCTCCGCCTCCCCCGAGGCGCATCCCACGGTGGTGGTGACCGCCGACGGCCAGGTGTTCCTGGATGACCGGCCCGTGGACGGCCCGGCCGCCCTGGTGGGTGCCCTGCGCAACGCCATCCTGACCCGTGGCGACAAGACGGTGGTGTTCAAGGCCGACGCCGAGGCCCGCCACGGCCGGGTAATCGAGTGCCTGGACGCCGCGAAGGCTGCCGGCGCCGACCGGCTCGCCATCTCCGCCCGCCAGGCCCGCCGGGAGCCTTCCCAGGGCCGCTGA
- a CDS encoding PAS domain-containing protein — MSGRLQLDALVQRAPQLILDSFDQGILALDRDERVIFGNRKAEEILKTPSDELSGRRVEKVLNVPTEKWLEVRREDRFAQPQESLEIRLTVDEAEVVLRPSVMMMRDEAGNRAGSVVFLEDVTDSAAEEEQQKKLDRLISLGELSACVAHEIRNPLTGIRTTVQFVASKLKPQDPRKEDLDDVIKELDRIETIISGLLQFARPQVSRPGPTDVSALVGRVLDNLELQFKAAGVQIARDFCDEPAHVWTDPDLLQQVVLNLGINAMQAMPEGGTLKVGLGIKRYRTKKSMVDLVLADTGPGIPPEVFEKIFDPFFTTRPLGTGLGLPISLQIVREQGGALTARNLPSGGAQFTVRLPLVNVAAQAEGA, encoded by the coding sequence TTGAGCGGAAGACTCCAGCTCGATGCGCTCGTCCAACGGGCGCCTCAGCTCATCCTCGACAGCTTCGACCAGGGCATCCTCGCCCTGGACCGGGACGAGCGTGTGATCTTCGGCAATCGCAAGGCCGAGGAGATCCTCAAGACGCCGTCCGACGAGCTCTCCGGCCGCCGCGTCGAAAAGGTCCTCAACGTTCCCACCGAGAAGTGGCTCGAGGTGCGGCGGGAGGACCGGTTCGCACAGCCGCAGGAGTCGCTCGAGATCCGCCTCACGGTGGACGAAGCCGAGGTTGTGCTGCGGCCCTCCGTCATGATGATGCGCGACGAGGCGGGCAACCGGGCCGGCTCGGTGGTGTTCCTCGAGGACGTCACCGACTCCGCGGCCGAGGAAGAGCAGCAGAAGAAGCTCGACCGGCTGATCTCGCTGGGCGAGCTCTCCGCGTGCGTGGCGCACGAGATCCGCAATCCTCTCACCGGCATCCGCACCACCGTCCAGTTCGTGGCCAGCAAGCTCAAGCCGCAGGACCCCCGCAAGGAGGACCTGGACGACGTCATCAAGGAGCTGGACCGCATCGAGACCATCATCAGCGGCCTGCTCCAGTTCGCCCGGCCCCAGGTCAGCCGTCCCGGCCCCACCGACGTCTCCGCCCTGGTGGGCCGCGTGCTGGACAACCTCGAGCTGCAGTTCAAGGCTGCCGGCGTGCAGATCGCGCGCGACTTCTGCGACGAGCCCGCGCACGTGTGGACCGACCCCGACCTGCTCCAGCAGGTGGTCCTGAACCTGGGCATCAACGCCATGCAGGCCATGCCCGAAGGCGGCACGCTCAAGGTCGGCCTGGGCATCAAGCGCTACCGGACCAAGAAGTCCATGGTGGACCTGGTGCTCGCGGACACCGGCCCCGGGATCCCCCCCGAGGTGTTCGAGAAGATCTTCGACCCCTTCTTCACCACCCGGCCCCTGGGCACCGGGCTGGGGCTGCCCATCTCGCTGCAGATCGTGCGCGAGCAGGGAGGGGCGCTGACGGCCAGGAACCTGCCTTCCGGCGGGGCCCAGTTCACGGTGCGGCTGCCGCTGGTGAACGTGGCGGCCCAGGCGGAGGGCGCGTGA